The Desulfonatronum lacustre DSM 10312 region CCGACTCGGCGCGGACGCCATCGGCATGTCCACAGTCATGGAAACCATCGCCGCCAAGCAGATGGGCATGGAAATACTAGGCTTATCCTGCCTCACGAACAAAAACCTTCCGGACTGCATGGCCCCGACTTCCCTTGAGGAAATCATTTCCGTGGGAAAAGACATTGGAGGCCGTCTCTCGTCTTTGCTCAACCAGTTGATCCCACGAATGTAAGAGCAGTTGAGGCTTTCACTCGAAAGCGGACACTTTTTCATTCCCATCATATTCAGCGGTTAAAAACAAAAACGCCCGCTTAGTTTCCTAAGCGGGCGTTTTTGTGATGAGGAATGATCTGGCGGCGTCCTACTTTCCCACGGTTAGAACCGCAGTATCATCGGCGCTGGAGGGCTTAACTTCCGAGTTCGGAATGGGGTCGGGTGTGTCCCCTCCGCCAAGGCCACCAGAACAAATTTGGTGATGGGTGGTTTGTGGGGGTGGTTTGCGAATATCCTGGATATTTCCAGGCTGCATATCACCAATCACAAGTCACCTATTTCATAGGTAACGAAGTATAGAGAGGTTAAGACTCACGGTCTATTAGTACTGGTCAGCTGAGCGCATCGCTGCGCGTACACCTCCAGCCTATCAACCTGGTGGTCTACCAGGGACCTTTAGGGAATCACTTCCAGGGAGACCTAATCTTGAGGCAGGCTTCCCGCTTAGATGCTTTCAGCGGTTATCCTTGCCGAACGTAGCTACCCAGCTGTGCCGCTGGCGCGACAACTGGTCCACCAGAGGTTCGTCCATCCCGGTCCTCTCGTACTAGGGACAGGCCCTCTCAAGTCTCCTCCGCCCACAGCAGATAGGGACCAAACTGTCTCACGACGTTTTAAACCCAGCTCGCGTACCACTTTAAACGGCGAACAGCCGTACCCTTGGGACCTGCTCCAGCCCCAGGATGTGATGAGCCGACATCGAGGTGCCAAACCGCGTCGTCGATGTGAACTCTTGGACGCGATCAGCCTGTTATCCCCGGCGTACCTTTTATCCGATGAGCGATGGCCCTTCCATGCGGGACCACCGGATCACTAAGGCCGACTTTCGTCCCTGTTCGAGATGTCTCTCTCACAGTCAAGCTCCCTTATGCCTTTGCACTCAACGGCTGGTTTCCAATCAGCCTGAGGGAACCTTTGCACGCCTCCGTTACTCTTTGGGAGGCGACCGCCCCAGTCAAACTACCCGCCTGGCACTGTCTACGGTCAGGGTTCACTGACCAGTATTAGAGTTTTAGAACAACAAGGGTGGTATTTCAACGATGGCTCCGCCCATACTGGCGTACAGACTTCATAGCCTCCCACCTATCCTACACATGATGCCCCAAAACCCAATGCCAGGTTATAGTAAAGGTGCACAGGGTCTTTCCGTCTTGCTGCGGGTAGACGGCATTTGCACCGCCACTTCAATTTCACTGAGTCTCTGGTCGAGACAGCGCGGAGATCGTTACGCCATTCGTGCAGGTCGGAACTTACCCGACAAGGAATTTCGCTACCTTAGGACCGTTATAGTTACGGCCGCCGTTTACCGGGGCTTCGGTTCAAAGCTTCGGTTGCCCTAACCTCTCCCCTTAACCTTCCGGCACCGGGCAGGCGTCAGTCTGTATACCGCGTCTTACGACTTCGCACAGACCTGTGTTTTTAGTAAACAGTCGCCCCCGCCGTTTCTCTGCGACTCTTCGATGCTCAGGGAGCAAGTCCCTTCACAAAAAAGAGCACCCCTTCTCCCGAAGTTACGGGGTCATTTTGCCGAGTTCCTTGACCAGAGTTTTCTCAAGCGCCTTGGGATACTCTCCCCGCCCACCTGTGTTGGTTTGCGGTACGGTCTGAAAGACATCTCGTTTAGAGGCTTTTCTCGGCGGCATGGGATNAGTCACTTCGTCTTAAAGACTCGTCATCAGTTCTCGGCTTAAAGCTTCGCGGATTTGCCTACGAAGCCAGCCTACTACCTTGAACCGGGACATCCAACACCCGGATGACCTACCCTTCCGCGTCCCCCCATCACTCAAACGATGTCTCACAGGTACAGGAATATTAACCTGTTTCCCATCAGCTACGCTTTTCAGCCTCGCCTTAGGGGCCGACTNACCCTGGGNAGATTANCTTTACCCAGGAAACCTNGGGNTTACGGCGAANNNGTTTCTCACNNNTTTTATCGTTACTCATGCCAGCATGATCACTTCCCCGAAGTCCAGCAAACCTTCCGGTTCACCTTCATCCCGCGAGGAACGCTCCCCTACCGCGTACGTTCAACGCACACCCGTGGCTTCGGCATCGTGCTTAGCCTCGTTACATTTTCGGCGCGGAATCACTAGACCAGTGAGCTATTACGCTTTCTTTAAAGGATGGCTGCTTCTAAGCCAACCTCCTGGCTGTCTGAACAACTCCACTTCCTTTCCCACTGAGCACGAATTTGGAGGCCTTAGCCGACGGTCTGGGCTGTTTCCCTCTTGACTATGGACCTTCTCACCCACAGTCTGACTCCCAGGATAAAACGCACGGCATTCGGAGTTTGATAGGGTTTGGTAACCTGGTGGGGCCCCTAGCCCTTTCAGTGCTCTACCTCCGTGCGCGAATTACCTGAGGCTATACCTCAATATATTTCGGGGAGAACCAGCTATCACCGAGTTTGATTGGTCTTTCACCCCTATCCACAGGTCATCCAAAAGGTTTTCAGCCCTTATTGGTTCGAGCCTCCACTTGGTTTTACCCAAGCTTCACTCTGCCCATGGATAGATCACTCGGTTTCGGGTCTTATCCGCAGTACTCAATCGCCCTATTCAGACTCGCTTTCGCTGCGGCTACGCCTCAGAAAGGCTTAACCTCGCACTACAAATAAACTCGCTGGCTCATTATGCAAAAGGCACGCTCTCACCCTGAACGTCTTCCGAAGAAAACGCACAATGGCTCGAACCGCTTGTAGGCAATTGGTTTCAGGTTCTCGTTTCACTCCCCTAACAGGGGTTCTTTTCACCTTTCCCTCACGGTACTAGTTCGCTATCGGTCGCCAGGGAGTATTTAGCCTTGGGAGATGGTCCTCCCGGATTCCCACGGGGTTTCACGTGCCCCGCGGTACTCAGGTACCTTCAGCGCTGCTGTTCGGTTTCGCGTACGGGCCTGTCACCCTCTCTGGAGCACCTTCCCAAGTGCTTCCGCTACCTACTCGCAGATCGCTTTATGAAGGCCCTACAACCCCGCACGGTCGAAACCGCACGGTTTGGGCTCTTCCCATTTCGCTCGCCACTACTTTGGGAATCTCTCTTGATTTCTTTTCCTTCGGGTACTGAGATGTTTCACTTCCCCGAGTTCGCCTCCGGATAAATCCGGATGACTGGACATGACTCCAGCCGGGTTGCCCCATTCGGAAATCCCCGGGTCAAAGCCTGTTAGACGGCTCACCGAGGCTTATCGCAGCCTTCCACGTCCTTCATCGCCTCCTGGCACCAAGGCATCCGCCAATTGCCCTTAGTATCTTAACCTCTCTATTCTTCATTCCCTATGAAATTGTCAAAGATCATTCCGACCAAACGAAAAAACGCTCAAACTCGAAGCGTCCCGATATACCACCACTCAAATGGTGGAGGTGAACGGGATCGAACCGATGACCTCCTGCGTGCAAGGCAGGCGCTCTCCCAGCTGAGCTACACCCCCATCCTGGTATCTCAAATTTAAAATCTTAAATTTGAAATCAACAGCAGCGATTCTTTAATTTCAAATCTCAAATTTGAAATCTCAAATCCGCCAAGCGTGGTGGGCCTAGATGGACTTGAACCATCGACCTCACGCTTATCAGGCGTGCGCTCTAACCAAAACTGAGCTATAGGCCCTCGTTTTCCGTTCAGGCCGGCAAGAAGCATAAAGCTCCTTGCAATGAAACAGCGAGGGGGAATTTCTCTGTAAAGGAGGTGATCCAGCCGCAGGTTCCCCTACGGCTACCTTGTTACGACTTCACCCCAATTATCAGCCCTACCGTAGACGACTACCTCCCTTGCGGGTTAGTCCGCCGGCTTCGGGTAGAACCAACTTTCGTGGTGTGACGGGCGGTGTGTACAAGGCCCGGGAACGTATTCACCGCGGCATGCTGATCCGCGATTACTAGCGATTCCAACTTCATGCAGTCGAGTTGCAGACTGCAATCCGAACTGTGGTGAACTTTTTGGGATTGGCTCCACCTCGCGGTCTCGCTGCCCTTTGTATTCACCATTGTAGTACGTGTGTAGCCCTAGGCGTAAGGGCCATGATGACTTGACGTCATCCCCACCTTCCTCCCCGTTAACCGGGGCAGTCTCTCTAGAGTGCCCAGCTTCACCTGATGGCAACTAAAGATAAGGGTTGCGCTCGTTGCGGGACTTAACCCAACACCTCACGGCACGAGCTGACGACAGCCATGCAGCACCTGTCTCTTTGCTCCCCGAAGGGCACTCCCTCATCTCTGAAGGATTCAAAGGATGTCAAACCTAGGTAAGGTTCTTCGCGTTGCATCGAATTAAACCACATACTCCACCGCTTGTGCGGGCCCCCGTCAATTCCTTTGAGTTTCAGCCTTGCGACCGTACTCCCCAGGCGGGATGCTTAACGCGTTAACTACGGCACCGAAGATTGCTCCCCGACACCTAGCATCCATCGTTTACAGCGTGGACTACCAGGGTATCTAATCCTGTTTGCTCCCCACGCTTTCGCGTCTCAGCGTCAGTTACGGTCCAGGCGGCCGCCTTCGCCACTGGTGTTCCTCCCGATATCTACGGATTTCACTCCTACACCGGGAATTCCGCCGCCCTCTCCCGTACTCCAGCCTCCCAGTTTCAAGTGCAGTTCCACGGTTAAGCCGTGGGCTTTCACACCTGACTTAAAAGGCCGCCTACACGCCCTTTACGCCCAGTAATTCCGAATAACGCTTGCACCCTCCGTATTACCGCGGCTGCTGGCACGGAGTTAGCCGGTGCTTCCTTTGGAGGTACCGTCAAACACAAGGCCTATTCGACCCCATGCAGTTCTTCCCTCCTGACAGAGGTTTACGACCCGAAGGCCTTCTTCCCTCACGCGGCGTTGCTGCGTCAGGCTTTCGCCCATTGCGCAATATTCCCCACTGCTGCCTCCCGTAGGAGTCTGGGCCGTGTTTCAGTCCCAGTGTGGCCGGCCACCCTCTCAGGCCGGCTACCCATCGTCGCCTTGGTAGGCCTTTACCCCACCAACAAGCTAATGGGACGCGGACTCATCCATCGACGGCAGCTTGAAACAGAGGCCGCCTTTCCTCACACATCTCCAAAATGCATGAGCTCATCCGGTATTAGCAGCGGTTTCCCACTGTTATCCCGAATCCATGGGTAGATTATCCACGCGTTACTCACCCGTGCGCCGCTCTACTCAGGTACCGAAGTACCCTTTCTCGCTCGACTTGCATGTGTTAGGCACGCCGCCAGCGTTCATTCTGAGCCAGGATCAAACTCTCCACTTAATAAATCGCTCAAAATGAATCATGGCTATAAACCATAATTCGTCTCCCCCTCGCTATTTCATTGTCAAAGAACTCATGCCCGACGATCACGAAACCGACCCAAACTCACCAGCCGGAAGTGCTCGCCGCGAAACGACAGTATCTAAAAGAACTCACCCGCACTGTCAACAAAAACTTTCTGAATTTTTAAAAAATATTTTTTCGCCAATGAATTCAGATGGTAAAATAGGCTCTTAAAAAAGAAAACACCGGCTCCATGGAGCCGGTGTTCCGTATTATCCTCGGCAACCTCAAGGCAACGAGGCCTTCACCCTTGGGAACCTACTGTCGAAGCTCAAAGGAAGAAAATGCCTTTTCATATTCGATCCACTTGCATTCCAGGTTTTCCACCTTGCTGAAGGGCGGGCCCTGAAGAAGATGGACACGGAATTTCTCAAGGTTCTCTTCGGTACCCTGGGCCAGGACTTCAAGGCGATCATCATGCAAGCTGCGGACCCAGCCGGTGACGGCAAGATTATTAGCTTCGTTCACAATCCACTCTTTGAAATCACCGCCAGGAATCGCACTTGCGGACTTGCCGGCAAAAACACAATTGAGACTTCGAGTCATTGTCGTCCTCCTGAAAGCTTAACGGTTTACCATACGAGTGAACACTGGTGGCCAAGGAACTCATTTCTCGGTTCGAGCCCTTTGCCTTTCAGCACATGACATGCCCTTAGCCAACGTCCAAAGCAATGTAAATCCTTTCCTTACGCACCTGCTGAACATCCCGCGCCACTTGCCCTTACATTGACAATCACCAGGCAATCATCGGGTCCATTGCTTCCCAACAAGCCAAAACCAAGCAACACCCTAAAACAATTGAAGATACACACAAGAAACACATCGCGAGATCAACCGAAACCGGACTGCTGGTCACGCAACTGGAAAAAGGCTACGTTTTCAATTCGCGCGTCCCTCACTTTACCTGTCTGGGCGCGGCAAAACAGACACAAAGGAGAATGAACAGATGAAAGCCTTGGCCGTAAATGGAAGCCCCAGGAAAGGTGGAAACACGGAAATCCTCTTGCGCAACGTTCTGGCCCCACTTGAGCAAGCCGGCTGGGAGACGCGACTGCTTCAGGTCGGAGGAGGAAAGGTCGGCGGCTGCATCGCCTGTTACAAGTGTTTCGAGAACAAGGATATGCGCTGCGCGGTGACCAAGGATGGCTGCAACGACGTTCTGACCGAGGCGTGGACCGCGGATGCGTTGATTTTCGGATCTCCGACCTACTTCACCGACGTCAGCGCCGAAATGAAGGCTCTGCTGGATCGCCTCGGCCTGGTCAGCGTGGCCAACGGCGGCGCGTTGCGAGGCAAGATCGGGGCGGCCGTGGTCGCTGTCCGGCGAGGCGGCGGGACGCACGTCTTCGACACCATCAATCACATGTTTTTGATGTCGTCCATGATCGTTCCAGGCTCGTCCTACTGGAATCTGGGCTTCGGCCTGAACAAAGGAGACGTTCTTCAGGACGCGGAGGGCCTACAAAACATGCGGCACCTCGGCCGGACCATCGATTGGCTGGGTCAGGCCATCAAGCCGCACCAAGCCGACTTCCCGTCGACGGTTGGCTCAGGCGAAGAGACGACGGAATAATTGTAGATGTGAGTATCGATTAAAGATAGAGTAATACCGTTTCCGGGGTCGGAGTCGGAATCGGGATCGAAAACGCTGGGATGTGTTCTGATTTCTTCCTGTTCCGATACCGACCCCGATTGCCGGAGCATGAACGGACGCAAAATGTGCTGAGTAGATACCCGGCCTGAAAGGCTCTACGAAACCAAGCTTGACAACAGCGTGAAAACAATCCGTCTGGAGGATGTGCATGGACT contains the following coding sequences:
- a CDS encoding acylphosphatase, which codes for MTRSLNCVFAGKSASAIPGGDFKEWIVNEANNLAVTGWVRSLHDDRLEVLAQGTEENLEKFRVHLLQGPPFSKVENLECKWIEYEKAFSSFELRQ
- a CDS encoding flavodoxin family protein; the protein is MKALAVNGSPRKGGNTEILLRNVLAPLEQAGWETRLLQVGGGKVGGCIACYKCFENKDMRCAVTKDGCNDVLTEAWTADALIFGSPTYFTDVSAEMKALLDRLGLVSVANGGALRGKIGAAVVAVRRGGGTHVFDTINHMFLMSSMIVPGSSYWNLGFGLNKGDVLQDAEGLQNMRHLGRTIDWLGQAIKPHQADFPSTVGSGEETTE